In methanogenic archaeon ISO4-H5, the following are encoded in one genomic region:
- a CDS encoding signal recognition particle SRP19 protein, which produces MAYDEDTAITLWPEYFDSKRTRAQGRKLPKELCVERPSLDMIAKGAVLLDLEFEIYEDKSYPGNWAAKNGCVRVEKGKMKKTQILAEVGKILVQNQA; this is translated from the coding sequence ATGGCATACGACGAGGACACCGCAATCACGCTTTGGCCCGAATACTTCGATTCCAAACGTACCCGCGCACAGGGCAGGAAGCTCCCCAAGGAGCTCTGCGTGGAGAGGCCCTCGCTCGATATGATTGCCAAAGGTGCGGTACTCCTCGATCTCGAATTCGAGATCTATGAGGACAAGAGCTACCCCGGCAACTGGGCCGCCAAGAACGGATGCGTCCGTGTCGAGAAAGGCAAGATGAAGAAGACCCAGATTCTCGCCGAGGTAGGTAAGATCCTGGTCCAGAATCAGGCCTGA
- a CDS encoding carbohydrate kinase YjeF family, with protein sequence MISNLDAKVMDANAEALGISVEALMGNAGKAVADYLIENYHGKRFAFVCGHGNNGGDGFAAAGQMKEENVRIFLIDPVEKIRSPVVKGYLDKSGIKPEPLPHSFSDVDVLVDCGLGTGQNGDLREAYADFVFQSDGFDGVKISVDMPTGFGSRIRFCPDITLTLHDVKEFMERKNCGNIVVLNIGMPEEASDQTGPGDFLRYPIPEKDSHKGRNGELLIIGGGPYFGAPALAAMAALRIGTDLVTVAVPESVYHEVACTNPTLMVHKVSGNHFNMSHFEELSDLAVRCGCVLIGPGIGTDPETVEFVKAFAKECSVPMVVDADGLNALGKKYKAPHRYVILTPHHKEYERIGGKEDDVYIRANVIGCTILLKGPTDLISDGKRLMSNKTGCAAMTGAGTGDVLAGITAGLLSKGMEPYDSACLAAYISGKAGEKAFEKKSYGLIATDVVDCISDVLVEHLNGRN encoded by the coding sequence ATGATTTCCAACCTTGATGCCAAGGTGATGGATGCCAATGCGGAGGCATTGGGCATCAGTGTCGAAGCCCTCATGGGCAATGCCGGTAAAGCCGTCGCCGATTATCTGATAGAGAACTACCATGGCAAGAGATTCGCCTTTGTCTGCGGCCACGGCAACAACGGAGGCGACGGATTCGCTGCCGCTGGACAGATGAAAGAGGAGAACGTACGCATATTCCTCATCGACCCCGTCGAAAAGATCAGGTCCCCTGTCGTAAAAGGATATCTAGATAAGAGCGGAATCAAGCCGGAACCGCTTCCCCACAGTTTTTCTGACGTGGATGTCCTGGTGGACTGCGGTCTCGGAACGGGACAGAACGGAGATCTCCGCGAGGCTTACGCTGATTTCGTATTCCAATCGGACGGATTCGACGGTGTCAAGATATCGGTGGATATGCCGACGGGGTTCGGTTCCCGTATCCGTTTCTGCCCTGACATAACGCTGACACTGCACGATGTGAAGGAATTCATGGAACGCAAGAACTGCGGAAACATCGTAGTACTCAACATAGGTATGCCCGAAGAGGCCTCGGATCAGACCGGCCCGGGAGACTTCCTCAGATATCCGATTCCCGAAAAGGACAGTCATAAGGGGCGCAACGGGGAACTCCTCATCATCGGCGGAGGACCGTATTTCGGCGCTCCCGCCCTGGCGGCCATGGCCGCACTTCGTATCGGGACAGATCTGGTTACCGTGGCCGTGCCCGAATCGGTGTATCACGAAGTCGCGTGCACCAACCCCACACTCATGGTCCATAAGGTCAGCGGAAACCACTTCAATATGTCCCATTTCGAGGAACTCTCCGATCTGGCGGTAAGATGCGGATGCGTCCTCATCGGACCGGGCATAGGCACCGATCCAGAAACTGTAGAATTCGTAAAGGCCTTCGCGAAAGAATGCAGCGTACCCATGGTAGTGGATGCTGACGGACTCAACGCACTCGGAAAGAAATACAAAGCGCCTCACCGTTATGTGATCCTCACCCCCCACCACAAGGAATACGAGCGCATCGGAGGTAAGGAGGACGATGTTTACATCCGTGCCAATGTCATCGGATGCACCATTCTGCTGAAGGGTCCGACCGACCTCATCAGCGACGGAAAGCGTCTGATGTCCAACAAGACCGGATGTGCAGCGATGACCGGTGCAGGAACGGGCGATGTTCTCGCGGGAATCACCGCAGGTCTTCTGTCCAAAGGCATGGAACCGTATGATTCCGCATGTCTGGCCGCTTATATCTCAGGTAAAGCGGGAGAGAAGGCCTTCGAAAAGAAATCCTACGGTCTGATCGCCACAGATGTCGTGGATTGCATATCAGATGTGCTCGTCGAACATCTAAACGGCAGGAATTGA
- a CDS encoding phosphoesterase, producing MSIQPVPGIPALKVDETLVIGDLHIGVEAHLGKKGVHLTSRTDRMIDSVLEAAGTEVDRILMIGDIKDSVPGSTKQEYREIPMFCDRLLSHFSEVGIVRGNHDTSIEEFVPGAVRIYPASGARIGDVGFIHGHTWPSAEVMACKTLVMGHEHPTVLFKDGVGAHTSEPCWVRGNFAKTSDEKYEKLPENFIVVPAFNRLLGGSPVNVIGSALLGPILNSDLPDLDNAHLYLLDGLDLGRRCDLMVKSNRFKKWNDDENSPRHNSL from the coding sequence ATGTCAATACAGCCTGTTCCGGGTATTCCAGCACTCAAAGTCGATGAAACTCTTGTTATCGGCGACCTTCACATAGGTGTTGAGGCACATCTCGGAAAGAAAGGAGTTCATCTCACATCCCGTACCGACCGCATGATAGATTCGGTACTGGAAGCAGCCGGCACAGAGGTAGACCGTATCCTCATGATCGGAGACATCAAAGATTCCGTACCGGGTTCAACCAAACAGGAATACCGCGAGATACCTATGTTCTGCGACAGATTGCTCTCTCATTTCTCCGAAGTCGGCATAGTAAGGGGCAATCACGATACATCGATCGAGGAATTCGTACCCGGTGCGGTACGTATCTACCCTGCATCGGGGGCACGTATCGGTGATGTGGGATTCATACACGGACACACATGGCCCTCGGCAGAGGTCATGGCATGCAAGACACTGGTCATGGGCCACGAACATCCGACGGTTCTTTTCAAGGATGGTGTCGGTGCGCATACCTCCGAACCGTGCTGGGTCAGGGGCAATTTCGCCAAGACCTCTGATGAGAAATACGAGAAACTACCAGAGAATTTCATCGTGGTGCCCGCATTCAACAGGTTGCTGGGCGGTTCGCCGGTCAATGTGATCGGCAGTGCACTCCTGGGACCCATCCTCAATTCCGACCTTCCCGATCTGGACAATGCACACCTCTATCTGCTGGACGGTTTGGATCTCGGCAGGAGATGCGACCTGATGGTCAAGAGTAACCGCTTCAAGAAATGGAACGACGACGAGAACTCGCCGCGCCACAATTCGCTTTGA
- a CDS encoding methyl viologen-reducing hydrogenase alpha subunit MvhA — MAGPIIWDEKQKVTGNRVTVDPITRLEGHGKIEIFLDEKGDVKNAYWQVPEVRGFERFCIGRRVTELNQITARLCGVCPGAHHLASTKAIDGCYNAKPTEAAFHIRDTFYQAHFVHSHIAHFYALAAGDFVCGPAAPAAQRNVLGVVAAVGLELGGAVLKARANAQRIQEIIGGKATHPVMGVPGGVSKAISNEEAAEIRSYADGLVDFAQTSLKVFHDVVLANKEYVDIITNKDLYYHETYQMGLVNDKKQLEFHDGKVRVLNQDGKEVDLYDAFDYLDHIGEAIEPWSYEKFPYLKNPGYKGLVDGPESGIYRATPLSRLNVCESISTPLANEALQEYRGLLAPDKKPVQFTLATHWARLIELLYAAEKLREDANSDKLTDANIKQTDLVPGGRGVGCVEAPRGTLTHDYTCDENGIVTACNLVVGTTNNNGPICMDVAKVAKALIHNFEVSPGLLNMCEMAFRAYDPCNSCATHSLPGQMPLTVELRNADGSVYDTITRN; from the coding sequence ATGGCAGGACCAATTATTTGGGACGAGAAACAGAAAGTCACCGGCAACCGCGTGACTGTTGACCCTATCACCCGTCTCGAGGGACACGGAAAGATCGAAATCTTCCTCGACGAGAAGGGAGACGTAAAGAACGCATACTGGCAGGTCCCCGAGGTCAGGGGATTCGAGAGATTCTGCATCGGCAGGAGAGTCACCGAGCTCAACCAGATCACCGCAAGGCTTTGCGGTGTCTGCCCCGGTGCACACCACCTCGCATCCACCAAGGCCATCGACGGATGTTACAACGCAAAGCCCACCGAGGCAGCGTTCCACATCAGGGATACCTTCTACCAGGCACACTTCGTGCACTCCCACATCGCACACTTCTACGCCCTCGCAGCTGGAGACTTCGTCTGCGGACCCGCAGCACCTGCAGCCCAGAGGAACGTTCTCGGAGTCGTCGCCGCTGTCGGACTCGAGCTCGGAGGAGCAGTCCTCAAAGCCCGTGCCAACGCACAGAGGATCCAGGAGATCATCGGTGGAAAGGCAACCCACCCCGTCATGGGAGTTCCTGGAGGAGTTTCCAAGGCAATCAGCAACGAAGAGGCAGCAGAGATCCGCAGCTACGCTGACGGACTCGTCGACTTCGCTCAGACCTCCCTTAAGGTGTTCCACGACGTCGTCCTTGCAAACAAGGAGTACGTCGACATCATCACCAACAAGGACCTGTACTACCACGAGACCTACCAGATGGGTCTTGTCAACGACAAGAAGCAGCTGGAGTTCCACGACGGTAAGGTCCGCGTGCTGAACCAGGACGGAAAAGAGGTCGACCTCTACGACGCCTTCGACTACCTCGACCACATCGGAGAGGCAATCGAGCCCTGGTCCTACGAGAAGTTCCCCTACCTCAAGAACCCTGGATACAAGGGACTTGTTGACGGACCCGAGAGCGGTATCTACCGTGCTACCCCTCTCTCCAGGCTTAACGTCTGTGAGTCCATCTCCACTCCTCTCGCCAACGAGGCACTCCAGGAGTACAGGGGACTCCTTGCACCCGACAAGAAGCCTGTGCAGTTCACCCTCGCCACCCACTGGGCAAGGCTTATCGAGCTGCTCTACGCAGCAGAGAAGCTCCGCGAGGACGCCAACTCCGACAAGCTCACCGATGCCAACATCAAGCAGACCGACCTCGTCCCCGGAGGACGCGGAGTCGGATGTGTCGAGGCACCCCGTGGAACCCTTACCCATGACTATACCTGCGACGAGAACGGAATCGTCACCGCATGCAACCTTGTTGTCGGAACCACCAACAACAACGGACCTATCTGCATGGACGTCGCAAAGGTCGCAAAGGCCCTCATCCACAACTTCGAGGTTTCCCCCGGTCTCCTCAACATGTGTGAGATGGCCTTCAGGGCATACGATCCCTGCAACTCCTGCGCAACCCACAGTCTGCCCGGCCAGATGCCTCTGACTGTCGAGCTCAGGAACGCAGACGGATCCGTCTACGACACCATCACCAGGAACTGA
- a CDS encoding methyl viologen-reducing hydrogenase gamma subunit MvhG codes for MGFFDRFKKKNKAQAAEPAAKTEEAPKAAAAPAPAKAAVANAGQPTSKTGFNPYPAADLGELLPPAPANGKIKIAIYWAAACGGCDVSILDTNERVLTIAQFADIVMWPIAVDGKEKDIEALDDGAITVSLINGAVRNSENEHMVKLLRQKSVLVVAYGTCAMFGGTPSLANLVPGGASEILDYVYTKTPTSANFQKDYHADKPVVPQTEIQVPEGTLTLPVVYDTVKALDQVIDVDYYIPGCPPQQESISHLLKAVVDFVYNGVALPPKGAEIGVTEKCLCDECPRKKEYARITKIYEPYQVNVDPEKCLMDQGILCLGPATVGGCNAKCTKAGQPCRGCYGPTRLVQEHGASALTAIASLFPVLDDDPTCDEQQIIEIMKTIKDPLGYFYAFTVGKSLIQRTVVEEKA; via the coding sequence ATGGGATTCTTCGACAGATTCAAGAAAAAGAACAAGGCACAGGCCGCAGAGCCCGCAGCCAAGACCGAGGAGGCACCCAAGGCAGCAGCAGCACCCGCTCCCGCAAAGGCAGCAGTCGCAAACGCTGGACAGCCCACCTCCAAGACCGGATTCAACCCTTACCCCGCAGCAGACCTGGGAGAGCTCCTCCCTCCTGCACCCGCCAACGGTAAGATCAAGATCGCCATCTACTGGGCAGCAGCCTGCGGTGGATGCGACGTCTCCATCCTCGACACCAACGAGAGGGTTCTGACCATCGCACAGTTCGCAGACATCGTCATGTGGCCTATCGCAGTCGATGGAAAAGAGAAGGACATCGAGGCACTCGATGATGGAGCAATCACTGTCTCCCTCATCAACGGTGCAGTCAGGAACTCCGAGAACGAGCACATGGTGAAACTGCTCAGGCAGAAATCCGTCCTCGTCGTCGCCTACGGAACCTGCGCCATGTTCGGAGGAACCCCCTCCCTGGCCAACCTGGTCCCCGGAGGAGCTTCCGAGATCCTCGACTACGTCTACACCAAGACCCCCACCAGCGCCAACTTCCAGAAGGACTACCACGCTGACAAGCCCGTCGTCCCCCAGACCGAGATCCAGGTGCCCGAGGGTACCCTTACCCTCCCCGTCGTCTACGACACCGTCAAGGCCCTCGACCAGGTCATCGATGTGGACTACTACATCCCCGGATGCCCTCCCCAGCAGGAGTCCATCTCCCACCTTCTGAAGGCAGTTGTCGACTTCGTCTACAACGGCGTCGCCCTGCCCCCGAAGGGAGCTGAGATCGGAGTCACCGAGAAGTGTCTCTGTGACGAGTGCCCCAGGAAGAAGGAGTACGCAAGGATCACCAAGATCTACGAGCCCTACCAGGTCAACGTCGACCCCGAGAAGTGCCTCATGGATCAGGGAATCCTTTGCCTCGGACCCGCAACCGTCGGAGGATGCAACGCAAAGTGCACCAAGGCCGGCCAGCCCTGCCGTGGATGCTACGGACCCACCAGGCTCGTTCAGGAGCACGGTGCATCCGCACTCACCGCAATCGCATCCCTGTTCCCCGTACTGGACGACGATCCCACTTGCGACGAACAGCAGATTATCGAAATCATGAAGACAATCAAGGATCCCCTGGGATACTTCTACGCATTCACCGTCGGAAAGTCCCTCATCCAGAGGACCGTTGTCGAAGAGAAGGCATAA
- a CDS encoding methyl-viologen-reducing hydrogenase delta subunit has protein sequence MADNFEPLIVTFCCNWCSYAGADNAGVGRRQMPPNFRIIRTMCSARIDPEFILRALSKGADGVMVLGCHPADCHYIGGNYRARRRIALIRLVLEQYGFDPKRLLLQWVSASEGEKFQKTVVEFVDVIKALGPSPVRSQKQKDMLSNAAAIKEE, from the coding sequence ATGGCAGACAACTTTGAACCCCTCATCGTGACCTTCTGCTGCAACTGGTGTTCCTACGCCGGTGCTGACAACGCAGGAGTCGGAAGGCGTCAGATGCCCCCCAACTTCCGTATCATCAGGACCATGTGCTCCGCAAGGATCGACCCCGAGTTCATCCTCAGGGCCCTTTCCAAAGGAGCAGACGGTGTGATGGTTCTCGGATGCCACCCCGCAGACTGCCACTACATCGGCGGTAACTACAGGGCCAGGAGGAGGATCGCACTGATCAGGCTCGTCCTCGAGCAGTATGGATTCGACCCCAAGAGGCTCCTGCTTCAGTGGGTCTCCGCTTCCGAGGGAGAGAAATTCCAGAAGACCGTCGTCGAGTTCGTCGATGTCATCAAGGCACTCGGACCCAGCCCCGTCAGGTCTCAGAAACAGAAGGACATGCTCAGCAACGCCGCCGCAATCAAGGAGGAGTGA
- a CDS encoding CoB--CoM heterodisulfide reductase subunit A HdrA: MTTKSALVIGGGIAGIQASLDLADRNIHVYLVDRLPTIGGTMCMLDKTFPTNDCSACILSPKMADAAGHPNITLMTYTEVEKIEGEAGNFTVTLKKKARYVDEESCTACGDCVAKCPTRGIPDEYNYGLTTRRAIYIPHAQAVPRKALIDPTKCKMILDGKCGVCAKTCGKNAIHYDDKDKIETIEVGSVIAACGFSVWDAKAATEYGYGRIANVVTAIEYERLEGAAGPFDGHIPVPSTIVKDKWGVPDKHNEATKGPKSVAWIQCCGSRSHKKKWRQYCSSVCCMYATKQAMITKEHGDVDEDIFFMDIRSYGKEFEAYIIRGETEYGIHMHRGARVSNLEEDPVTKQVIVNYTDKDNNGVSKTFDMVVLSIGLEAPEGAEEFAKVLGIELNQYGFAKTTVFNPLETTRPGIYVTGAFAAPKDIPTSVAEASGAAAKAGANIVNDPSWEPCKPKVYPPEKDVSGKEPRVGVWVCHCGINIGSVVNVPEVAKYAETLPHVVVSKETKYACAQDTLNEISQFITDYDLNRVVVASCTPRTHEPLFREACRNGGLNMYLYNMANIRDQCSWIHMHSPEAATEKAKDLVRMAIAKACLLEPLEGAEIPVTQAAAVIGGGITGMTTALDIAAQKIPVHIFEREDHLGGFATNFTHAEDGKLVSEFLAETIKKIEACPYITVHLNAKVKEIPGYVGNFRVVLEDGTEIPVGAVEFAVGAAQYKPVEYNYGSDPKVKTYVELEKEINAGKFQGKNVVFIQCVGSRNEKVGYCSRVCCAASIRNAIAIKKKDPTANVTIIHKDIRTYGFREDMYYEASSLGVRFLRRCNDNELPAYDGNFVEAYDTTLGEKVKIPVDTLALAVGIAPMREEKEKLAIMVKVPLSKDGFYFEAHQKLRPVDFATEGVFVAGAAHWPKFMDECIAQGSGAASRMLTIITKDHLVSEGITASVSNPNNCNGCGTCVGCCEYNAISIVIGPDGNPVSSVNAGLCKGCGCCVAACPSGAMEQRGFRNAQIIAEIDALLDPIMEKE, encoded by the coding sequence ATGACAACCAAATCTGCACTAGTGATTGGCGGAGGAATTGCCGGTATTCAGGCATCCCTGGACCTTGCAGACAGAAACATCCATGTCTACCTCGTGGACAGGCTGCCCACGATCGGTGGAACGATGTGTATGCTTGACAAGACCTTCCCGACCAACGACTGTTCCGCATGTATCCTGTCGCCTAAGATGGCTGATGCTGCTGGACACCCCAACATCACGCTCATGACCTACACTGAGGTCGAGAAGATCGAGGGAGAGGCCGGAAACTTCACCGTCACCCTGAAGAAGAAAGCCAGGTACGTCGACGAGGAGTCCTGTACCGCTTGCGGTGACTGTGTCGCAAAATGTCCCACCAGGGGCATCCCCGATGAGTACAACTACGGACTGACCACCAGGAGGGCAATCTACATCCCCCACGCTCAGGCTGTCCCCAGGAAAGCACTCATTGACCCTACCAAGTGTAAGATGATCCTCGATGGCAAGTGCGGTGTCTGCGCTAAGACCTGCGGTAAGAATGCCATCCACTACGATGACAAGGACAAGATCGAGACCATCGAGGTCGGATCCGTCATCGCCGCCTGCGGATTCAGCGTCTGGGACGCAAAGGCCGCAACCGAGTACGGATACGGAAGGATCGCCAACGTCGTCACTGCCATCGAGTACGAGAGGCTCGAGGGAGCAGCAGGACCCTTCGACGGTCACATCCCCGTACCTTCCACCATTGTCAAGGACAAGTGGGGAGTACCCGACAAGCACAACGAGGCCACCAAGGGACCCAAGTCCGTCGCATGGATTCAGTGCTGCGGTTCCAGGTCTCACAAGAAGAAATGGAGGCAGTACTGCTCCTCTGTCTGCTGTATGTACGCAACCAAGCAGGCAATGATCACCAAGGAGCACGGAGATGTCGACGAGGACATCTTCTTCATGGACATCAGGTCCTACGGAAAGGAGTTCGAGGCCTACATCATCAGGGGAGAGACCGAGTACGGTATCCACATGCACCGCGGTGCACGTGTCTCCAACCTCGAGGAAGACCCCGTCACCAAACAGGTCATCGTCAACTACACCGACAAGGACAACAACGGTGTCTCCAAGACCTTCGACATGGTCGTTCTCTCTATCGGACTTGAGGCCCCTGAGGGAGCAGAGGAGTTCGCAAAGGTTCTCGGAATCGAGCTCAACCAGTACGGATTCGCAAAGACCACTGTCTTCAACCCCCTCGAGACCACCAGGCCCGGAATCTACGTCACCGGTGCATTCGCAGCACCTAAGGACATTCCTACCTCCGTCGCAGAGGCTTCCGGTGCAGCCGCCAAGGCCGGTGCCAACATCGTCAACGACCCCAGCTGGGAACCCTGCAAGCCCAAGGTCTACCCCCCTGAGAAGGACGTCTCCGGAAAGGAGCCCCGTGTCGGTGTATGGGTCTGCCACTGCGGTATCAACATCGGTTCCGTCGTGAACGTACCCGAGGTCGCCAAGTACGCAGAGACCCTGCCTCACGTTGTCGTTTCTAAAGAGACCAAATACGCGTGCGCACAGGACACTCTCAACGAGATCTCCCAGTTCATCACCGACTACGACCTCAACAGGGTCGTCGTCGCATCCTGCACCCCCAGGACCCACGAGCCTCTGTTCAGGGAAGCATGCAGGAACGGTGGACTCAACATGTACCTCTACAACATGGCCAACATCCGTGACCAGTGCTCCTGGATCCACATGCACAGCCCCGAGGCAGCAACCGAGAAGGCAAAGGACCTCGTCAGGATGGCCATCGCAAAGGCATGCCTCCTCGAGCCTCTCGAGGGAGCTGAGATCCCCGTCACCCAGGCCGCAGCCGTCATCGGTGGAGGTATCACCGGTATGACCACCGCTCTGGACATCGCCGCCCAGAAGATCCCTGTTCACATCTTCGAGCGCGAGGACCACCTCGGAGGATTCGCCACCAACTTCACCCACGCAGAGGACGGAAAACTCGTCTCTGAGTTCCTCGCCGAGACCATCAAGAAGATCGAGGCCTGCCCCTACATCACCGTGCACCTCAACGCAAAGGTCAAGGAGATCCCCGGATACGTCGGTAACTTCCGCGTCGTCCTCGAGGACGGAACCGAGATCCCCGTCGGAGCAGTCGAGTTCGCAGTCGGAGCAGCCCAGTACAAACCCGTCGAGTACAACTACGGATCTGACCCCAAGGTCAAGACCTACGTCGAGCTCGAGAAGGAGATCAACGCTGGCAAGTTCCAGGGCAAGAACGTCGTCTTCATCCAGTGCGTCGGTTCCAGGAACGAGAAGGTCGGTTACTGTTCCCGTGTTTGCTGCGCTGCATCCATCCGCAACGCGATCGCAATCAAGAAGAAGGACCCCACCGCCAACGTCACCATCATCCACAAGGACATCAGGACCTACGGATTCCGCGAGGACATGTACTATGAGGCATCCTCTCTCGGAGTCAGGTTCCTCAGGCGCTGCAACGACAACGAGCTGCCCGCATACGACGGCAACTTCGTCGAGGCATACGACACCACTCTCGGAGAGAAGGTCAAGATCCCCGTGGACACCCTTGCTCTCGCAGTCGGTATCGCACCCATGAGGGAGGAGAAGGAGAAGCTCGCCATTATGGTCAAGGTCCCCCTCTCCAAGGACGGATTCTACTTCGAGGCCCACCAGAAGCTCAGGCCCGTCGACTTCGCAACCGAGGGAGTCTTCGTTGCAGGAGCCGCACACTGGCCCAAGTTCATGGACGAGTGCATCGCTCAGGGATCCGGTGCAGCATCCAGGATGCTGACCATCATCACCAAGGACCACCTCGTATCCGAGGGTATCACCGCATCTGTCTCCAACCCCAACAACTGTAACGGTTGCGGAACCTGTGTCGGATGCTGTGAGTACAACGCAATCTCCATCGTCATCGGCCCCGACGGAAACCCCGTGTCTTCCGTCAACGCAGGTCTCTGCAAGGGATGCGGATGCTGTGTAGCAGCATGCCCCTCCGGAGCAATGGAGCAGCGCGGATTCAGGAACGCACAGATCATCGCAGAGATCGATGCTCTGCTTGACCCCATCATGGAGAAGGAGTGA
- a CDS encoding transmembrane protein: protein MHFRNYLKFLPLDEIIINFITYQRNEMSTTLLLALLIWMVVIATICIELYIHRYRLFLRPSSGRFQHFLHPLPYPEEGEDSAFCDLCHGKLGTSEIAVCACGKKFHPECIAETECPGCGNDLRHMQVRSPSVFMCPQCLVPAPGGQCPECGATYPRRDGTFRCSECGSNVLPSELACRRCGCRYVARRTNGYKPR from the coding sequence ATGCATTTTAGGAATTACCTAAAATTTTTACCGCTGGACGAAATCATAATAAACTTTATAACCTATCAACGGAACGAAATGAGTACCACCTTACTGCTGGCACTATTGATCTGGATGGTCGTTATTGCAACCATCTGCATAGAGCTGTACATCCATCGTTACAGGCTCTTCCTCCGCCCCTCATCGGGCAGATTCCAGCACTTTTTACACCCGCTTCCCTACCCGGAAGAGGGTGAGGACTCGGCGTTCTGCGACCTCTGCCACGGCAAGCTGGGGACCTCGGAAATCGCGGTCTGCGCATGCGGGAAGAAGTTCCATCCCGAGTGCATTGCGGAGACGGAATGCCCCGGCTGCGGCAACGATCTGCGCCACATGCAGGTCCGCAGTCCGTCGGTCTTCATGTGCCCCCAATGCCTGGTCCCGGCCCCCGGCGGACAGTGTCCCGAATGCGGTGCCACATACCCCCGCAGGGACGGTACCTTCAGGTGTTCCGAGTGCGGCTCGAACGTGCTGCCTTCCGAACTCGCATGCCGCAGATGCGGCTGCAGATACGTCGCTAGGAGAACCAACGGTTATAAGCCCCGGTAA
- a CDS encoding proteasome alpha subunit PsmA, whose protein sequence is MQPGQMAYDRGITVFSPDGRLFQVEYAREAVKKGTTTIGIKFKDGVILIVDKRVSSKLVEKSIEKIYDIDDYIGCASSGLVADARILVDDARKEAQIHKVNYGENIGVEMLTKKVCDYEQNFTQYGGARPFGTSLLVAGTDDVGIHLFETDPSGALVAYKATCIGSGRPVVMDILEKEFKDDMTYDAALKLGLKALSTAIDEKLKADSIEVGVVRTDAKFRRLTEDEMSKVLAKSAEKPKAASKKTEKA, encoded by the coding sequence ATGCAACCAGGACAAATGGCATATGATCGGGGAATCACCGTTTTCTCCCCCGACGGAAGGCTGTTTCAGGTGGAATACGCCCGCGAGGCCGTCAAGAAAGGAACGACGACCATCGGAATCAAGTTCAAAGACGGCGTAATTCTCATCGTCGATAAGAGGGTCTCCAGCAAACTCGTGGAGAAATCTATCGAAAAAATCTACGACATCGACGACTACATCGGATGCGCCAGCTCCGGTCTCGTTGCCGATGCCAGGATCCTCGTGGACGACGCCAGGAAAGAGGCGCAGATCCACAAGGTCAACTACGGCGAGAACATCGGCGTAGAGATGCTCACCAAGAAGGTCTGCGATTACGAGCAGAACTTCACCCAGTACGGCGGGGCACGTCCCTTCGGAACCTCCCTGCTGGTCGCAGGAACCGACGACGTCGGAATCCACCTCTTCGAGACCGACCCGTCAGGAGCCCTCGTCGCTTACAAAGCTACCTGCATCGGCTCCGGCCGCCCTGTCGTCATGGACATCCTCGAGAAGGAGTTCAAGGACGATATGACCTACGATGCTGCCCTCAAGCTCGGACTCAAGGCACTCTCCACCGCCATCGACGAGAAGCTCAAGGCAGACTCCATCGAGGTCGGAGTGGTCCGCACCGACGCCAAATTCAGAAGGCTCACCGAGGACGAGATGTCCAAGGTCCTCGCCAAGAGTGCTGAAAAGCCCAAGGCAGCCTCCAAGAAGACCGAGAAGGCCTGA